A genomic region of Campylobacter corcagiensis contains the following coding sequences:
- the pta gene encoding phosphate acetyltransferase: protein MNGVFFISYNDESYVDELKKLMDGCFDSSEIFIPIGSSKNSIMSYEEFLNSLDDIKSVEFKIIDKFNDFKSKSIIVVGDKRLGSFNAKIANNLDIPVIFSSNEYKIPKIDLEREGVKLLGKIDKKDLLFAKSGKNIALTALNVKPEILADEMKSFTYTITTPVKFEYDLYKRARSIKKTVVLPEGDDERILRAADILLKKDALNLIILGDENDIKNKALNLGLNLTNAKFINPLNSPLSKDFTNRLYNLRKDKGVTLEKASELIKDKNYFATMLILLNMADGVVSGAVGTTADTIRPALQIIKTQDGVSSVSGAFIMCLKDRVYLFSDCAIMPEPTASNLAEVATLTANMAKSFNIDPKVAMLSFATGESGCGQSVDKVKEATNLAKTILQDRVDGPLQFDAAVDMVVAQKKLPNSKVAGNANVFVFPDLNSANICYKAVQRTTNAIAIGPILQGLKKPVNDLSRGCLVEDIVNTVLITAIQANKG, encoded by the coding sequence ATGAATGGAGTGTTTTTTATATCCTACAATGATGAGAGTTATGTAGATGAGCTTAAAAAGCTTATGGATGGCTGTTTTGATAGCAGTGAAATTTTTATACCAATAGGTAGTAGCAAAAATTCTATCATGAGCTATGAAGAATTTTTAAATAGCCTTGATGATATAAAGTCAGTTGAATTTAAAATAATAGATAAATTTAATGATTTTAAAAGCAAATCCATAATCGTAGTGGGCGATAAAAGACTAGGTAGTTTTAACGCTAAAATAGCAAATAACCTTGATATACCGGTTATTTTTAGCTCTAATGAGTATAAAATTCCAAAAATTGACCTTGAAAGAGAAGGCGTTAAACTGCTTGGCAAAATAGACAAAAAAGATCTACTATTTGCTAAAAGCGGTAAAAATATCGCTCTTACTGCTCTTAATGTAAAGCCTGAAATTTTAGCTGATGAGATGAAAAGTTTTACTTATACTATAACAACGCCTGTGAAATTTGAGTATGATCTTTATAAAAGAGCAAGAAGTATCAAAAAAACAGTAGTTTTACCAGAAGGCGATGATGAGAGAATTTTAAGAGCCGCTGATATACTTCTTAAAAAAGACGCACTAAATTTAATAATACTTGGAGATGAAAACGATATCAAAAATAAGGCTTTAAATTTAGGGCTAAATTTAACTAATGCTAAATTTATTAACCCGCTAAATTCACCTCTAAGCAAAGACTTTACAAATAGACTTTACAATCTTAGAAAAGATAAAGGTGTAACTTTAGAAAAAGCTAGTGAGTTAATAAAAGACAAAAACTACTTTGCCACCATGCTAATACTTCTTAATATGGCTGATGGGGTAGTAAGTGGTGCAGTTGGAACTACAGCTGATACTATCCGCCCTGCTTTACAGATCATAAAAACACAAGATGGGGTTAGTTCTGTAAGTGGAGCTTTTATAATGTGCTTAAAAGATAGAGTTTATCTATTTAGTGATTGTGCGATAATGCCTGAACCAACTGCTTCAAATTTAGCTGAAGTTGCAACTCTTACAGCAAATATGGCAAAATCATTTAACATTGATCCAAAAGTTGCCATGCTTAGCTTTGCTACTGGAGAGAGTGGCTGTGGTCAAAGTGTTGATAAGGTAAAAGAAGCTACAAATTTAGCCAAAACAATCTTACAAGATAGAGTAGATGGACCACTTCAGTTTGATGCCGCTGTAGATATGGTAGTAGCACAAAAAAAGCTTCCTAACTCAAAAGTAGCAGGAAATGCAAATGTCTTTGTGTTTCCAGATCTAAATAGTGCAAACATATGTTATAAAGCCGTTCAAAGAACTACAAATGCTATTGCTATAGGACCGATATTACAAGGTCTTAAAAAACCTGTAAATGACTTAAGCAGAGGGTGTTTGGTAGAAGACATTGTAAATACAGTTTTAATTACTGCTATCCAGGCAAACAAAGGTTAA
- a CDS encoding acetate kinase: MKILVLNSGSSSIKFKLFEMDNRTVLASGMIEEIGNPNSKVIIKTANSNIKELTNIPNHEVGTEVLNDLLHKTGVLKDFSELAGIGHRVVHGGDKFKESCIVDDSVIKGIEELSILAPLHNPGHLAGIRSAMKKAPNVPNVTVFDTVFHQTMPEYAYLYAIPYELYKKYDVRKYGFHGTSHKYVTQEAAKFMGIRLDSFNAISLHIGNGASATAIRGGKSIDTSMGITPLEGLMMGTRSGDIDPAAITYLSQVMNVRSKEIYTILNKKSGLLGICGTSDIREVKRMMLEDDDKMARLAYNMYMYRITKYIGSYIAILGRVDAIIFTAGVGENYDRLRLDICNRINHMGVNIDKDLNEKEGSGIRFITKPDSIIRALIVPTDEELAIALDVLKLITKEKSC; encoded by the coding sequence ATGAAAATTTTAGTTTTAAACTCAGGAAGTAGTTCTATAAAATTTAAACTTTTTGAAATGGATAATAGAACTGTTTTAGCAAGCGGTATGATAGAAGAGATAGGAAATCCTAACTCAAAAGTTATCATAAAAACAGCAAATAGCAACATAAAAGAGCTTACAAATATACCCAATCACGAAGTAGGAACTGAAGTTTTAAATGATCTACTTCATAAAACTGGAGTTTTAAAAGATTTCAGTGAGTTAGCTGGTATAGGTCATAGAGTCGTCCATGGGGGTGATAAATTTAAAGAGTCTTGCATAGTAGATGATAGCGTTATAAAAGGCATAGAAGAGCTATCCATCTTAGCACCACTTCATAATCCTGGCCATCTAGCTGGCATAAGAAGTGCTATGAAAAAAGCTCCAAATGTTCCAAATGTAACTGTTTTTGATACTGTGTTTCATCAAACAATGCCTGAATATGCATATCTTTATGCCATTCCTTACGAGCTATATAAAAAGTATGATGTAAGAAAATATGGCTTTCACGGCACTTCTCATAAATATGTCACACAAGAAGCTGCTAAATTTATGGGAATAAGACTTGATAGCTTTAATGCCATATCGCTTCACATTGGAAATGGTGCTAGTGCTACAGCAATAAGAGGCGGTAAAAGCATAGATACTTCCATGGGCATTACCCCACTTGAAGGGCTTATGATGGGCACAAGAAGTGGCGATATAGACCCAGCTGCTATTACATATCTTTCTCAAGTTATGAATGTAAGAAGTAAAGAAATTTATACTATACTTAATAAAAAAAGCGGTCTTCTTGGAATTTGTGGCACAAGCGATATTAGAGAAGTTAAAAGAATGATGCTAGAAGATGATGATAAAATGGCAAGATTAGCTTATAATATGTATATGTATAGAATAACAAAATATATCGGTTCATACATTGCTATACTTGGCAGAGTTGATGCTATTATATTTACAGCCGGAGTTGGTGAAAACTATGATAGACTAAGACTTGACATTTGTAACAGAATCAACCATATGGGCGTAAATATAGATAAAGACTTAAATGAAAAAGAAGGAAGTGGTATAAGATTTATAACAAAACCAGACTCAATCATAAGAGCCTTAATTGTTCCAACAGATGAAGAACTAGCAATAGCTTTAGATGTTTTAAAACTTATTACAAAGGAGAAGTCATGTTAA